A genomic stretch from Chitinophaga agri includes:
- a CDS encoding FecR family protein, giving the protein MNTNLEDIRLLVLDEISGTLSATGRETLFNEIAVNEDAREMRDDLLKVLTPEIVAQIKNQPFLNPADTIIGRIHHQRRRKVITITTLAATAAAAIIAFLAIPALYKPEQPSTSGIPITSTALPNNKNIQLQLSGGQVIDLNADTSQVVGNVSMRSSKKTLTYSANPSAGAAEYAILTVPAGKDYTIRLSDGSSIQLNAATSIRFPLAFKGNYREVYINGEAYLTVAQQAGHPFIVHLPNTTVKVLGTEFNVNTYDSGTAKIALVQGAVKVVGAKDSLQLSPGQEAVYTPDQLSAAPFDETDVLSWRIGKFIFSNAKLEEVCRVIPRLYGISLEIDNKDAGDKRFSGVIDRHQPVENLLKALKATNGIDYYTDKNGTFHIK; this is encoded by the coding sequence ATGAATACGAATCTCGAAGATATCAGATTATTAGTGTTGGACGAAATATCCGGAACCCTCTCAGCGACCGGAAGGGAGACGTTATTCAACGAAATAGCTGTTAATGAAGATGCAAGGGAAATGCGTGATGACCTGTTAAAGGTCCTTACTCCTGAAATCGTTGCTCAAATCAAAAACCAACCTTTTCTTAACCCTGCCGATACTATCATCGGTCGAATACACCATCAACGTCGCAGAAAGGTGATTACTATCACGACCCTCGCAGCCACAGCAGCCGCTGCTATTATTGCATTCCTGGCTATTCCTGCTCTTTACAAACCGGAACAACCCAGCACGTCAGGAATACCAATCACCAGCACTGCACTGCCCAATAACAAAAATATACAGTTGCAGCTCTCCGGCGGCCAGGTCATCGACCTCAATGCCGATACCAGTCAGGTGGTAGGCAATGTGTCTATGCGGTCCAGCAAAAAGACGCTGACTTACTCAGCCAACCCATCTGCCGGCGCTGCCGAGTATGCGATACTCACAGTGCCTGCCGGTAAAGATTATACCATCCGGCTATCCGACGGATCGTCCATACAACTAAATGCCGCCACCTCTATACGCTTCCCACTGGCCTTTAAAGGCAACTACAGGGAAGTGTATATTAATGGCGAAGCTTACCTGACAGTAGCGCAACAGGCCGGCCATCCATTTATTGTCCACCTCCCCAATACCACTGTTAAAGTACTAGGCACTGAATTTAACGTCAATACATATGACAGTGGAACTGCGAAAATAGCCCTGGTACAGGGCGCTGTAAAAGTAGTAGGCGCCAAAGACAGCCTGCAGCTCTCCCCCGGACAGGAAGCGGTCTATACGCCCGACCAACTCAGCGCAGCACCGTTTGATGAAACAGATGTCCTCAGCTGGAGAATTGGCAAATTCATATTCAGTAACGCCAAACTCGAAGAAGTATGCCGCGTTATTCCCCGTCTCTATGGCATCTCCCTGGAAATAGATAATAAAGACGCTGGTGACAAACGCTTCTCCGGAGTAATAGACAGACATCAGCCAGTGGAAAATCTGCTGAAAGCATTGAAAGCCACCAATGGCATAGATTATTATACCGATAAAAATGGCACATTCCACATCAAATAG
- a CDS encoding alpha/beta fold hydrolase: MENTLAISAISTPTQFIETSTGKIAYRTLGSGQPIVLFNRFRGILDSWDPAFLDGLAGYYTVVTFDYPGIGRSEGSLPTDARSLVTAVKSFTDALGLQQFILGGWSYGGIMAQTFAANYPEQVSSLIVIGSNPLGSNAVPPEQIFFDTALKPVNDFEDELILFFEPASDVSKAAAKASHDRIAARKEDVDIPVTPEVFPLYFKGGADARADNDKNREKLFTTNIPILSLNGDHDTSFPVENWFPLVRQSKTMQLIILPQTGHAPQHQYPELCVDYIRAFIERRESYQNC, encoded by the coding sequence ATGGAAAATACATTAGCTATCAGTGCTATTAGCACCCCAACACAATTCATCGAAACCAGCACCGGAAAGATCGCCTACAGAACGCTAGGCAGCGGCCAGCCCATTGTACTGTTCAACCGCTTTCGGGGAATATTAGATAGCTGGGATCCAGCATTCCTTGATGGGCTGGCAGGATATTACACTGTAGTGACCTTTGACTATCCCGGTATTGGCCGCTCAGAAGGCTCATTACCTACCGATGCACGCTCACTTGTCACGGCAGTCAAGTCATTCACGGATGCCCTGGGATTGCAACAGTTTATACTGGGGGGATGGTCTTATGGCGGTATCATGGCACAGACATTCGCCGCGAACTATCCGGAACAGGTGTCCAGCCTGATCGTTATAGGTAGTAATCCGTTGGGATCAAATGCGGTTCCACCCGAACAGATCTTTTTTGATACTGCATTAAAGCCTGTCAATGATTTTGAAGATGAGCTAATACTGTTCTTTGAACCAGCATCCGATGTAAGCAAAGCTGCAGCTAAAGCATCGCATGACCGCATCGCAGCAAGAAAGGAAGATGTAGATATACCGGTGACACCGGAGGTATTCCCCTTATATTTTAAAGGAGGAGCAGATGCGAGAGCAGACAATGATAAAAATCGGGAGAAGTTATTCACTACGAACATTCCAATCTTATCACTTAATGGCGATCATGACACCAGCTTCCCTGTTGAAAACTGGTTTCCATTAGTAAGGCAAAGTAAAACCATGCAGCTCATCATACTGCCGCAAACGGGCCATGCACCACAACACCAGTATCCGGAGTTATGTGTAGATTATATCAGGGCATTCATAGAACGGAGAGAATCCTACCAGAATTGTTAG
- a CDS encoding RNA polymerase sigma factor, translating into MKEEKLHNEAEILQRLRKGEESALRELVDMYRPQMLMEAYYLLRDMAEAEDIVQEIFIRFWNLKEKVELKPSLQAYLIRATRNESIIKIKKDKTRDKKQHGYSYFVESSTHMKPFESAELAKELQNAIDHIPPAARKSFIKLYLEDKSQKTIAAEQNISLQVVKNNISKALKILREKLHAAK; encoded by the coding sequence ATGAAAGAAGAGAAGCTACATAATGAAGCCGAAATCTTACAACGTCTACGCAAAGGAGAGGAATCTGCTTTACGGGAACTCGTAGACATGTACCGGCCACAAATGCTCATGGAAGCCTATTATCTGCTCAGAGATATGGCTGAGGCCGAAGATATCGTACAGGAAATATTTATCCGTTTCTGGAATCTTAAGGAGAAAGTAGAACTTAAACCATCCCTGCAGGCTTACCTTATACGTGCTACCCGCAACGAAAGTATTATCAAGATCAAAAAAGATAAAACACGGGATAAAAAACAACACGGCTATAGCTACTTCGTAGAATCCAGTACGCACATGAAACCCTTCGAAAGTGCCGAACTGGCCAAAGAACTACAAAACGCCATCGACCACATTCCCCCGGCTGCACGAAAGTCTTTTATCAAACTATACCTGGAAGATAAAAGCCAGAAAACAATTGCGGCCGAACAAAACATTAGCCTGCAGGTAGTAAAGAATAATATCAGTAAAGCGCTGAAAATCCTGCGCGAAAAACTACACGCGGCAAAATAA
- a CDS encoding SDR family NAD(P)-dependent oxidoreductase: protein MAKIIFITGASRGFGKAWAEALLKRGDKVAATARDTSSLNDLKEKYGNAVLPLQLDVHDRTAAFSAIQQAYKHFGRIDVVINNAGYGLQGAIEETTEEQARKQMETNFFGLLWVTQAALPVMREQKNGHIIQVSSFLGHATLPTLGLYNASKFAVEGLSETLAAEVKPFGIKISLVEPNGYATEFWGGSSYAQTEHTPLYDPLREAIQNTVKPEHFGKMEATNVALLKLIDSPNPPLRLFMGKIAYPVVKQVYEQRLAEWEAWNDVAIAAHG, encoded by the coding sequence ATGGCAAAGATCATATTTATAACCGGCGCCTCCAGAGGATTCGGTAAAGCATGGGCAGAAGCGCTGCTGAAACGTGGCGATAAAGTAGCTGCCACAGCAAGAGACACATCATCATTAAATGACCTTAAAGAAAAATATGGTAACGCTGTTCTCCCTCTGCAGCTGGATGTACACGACAGAACTGCCGCTTTCTCAGCTATACAACAAGCCTATAAACATTTCGGCCGTATTGACGTCGTTATCAATAATGCAGGATATGGCTTACAGGGGGCAATAGAGGAGACTACGGAAGAACAGGCACGTAAACAAATGGAGACTAACTTCTTTGGATTATTATGGGTCACTCAGGCGGCGTTACCTGTCATGCGTGAACAAAAAAACGGACATATCATCCAGGTATCCAGCTTCCTCGGACATGCCACTTTACCCACACTGGGACTGTACAACGCGTCGAAATTTGCTGTTGAAGGTCTTAGTGAAACACTTGCTGCAGAAGTAAAGCCATTTGGTATTAAAATATCGCTGGTAGAACCTAATGGCTACGCTACCGAATTCTGGGGTGGCAGTTCCTACGCACAAACTGAACACACCCCTTTATATGACCCGCTTCGTGAAGCCATTCAAAACACTGTTAAGCCAGAACACTTCGGCAAGATGGAAGCCACCAATGTAGCACTACTTAAACTGATAGACAGCCCAAATCCACCTTTACGCCTCTTTATGGGTAAAATAGCTTACCCTGTGGTAAAACAGGTGTATGAGCAACGTCTCGCCGAATGGGAGGCATGGAATGATGTGGCAATAGCTGCGCATGGATGA
- a CDS encoding DUF2461 domain-containing protein, translating into MAKKAVISTSVFDFLNKLKKNNNREWFNAHKETYLEQLLVMETFAEGLLQELKSHDEIETLSGKDSLYRIYRDTRFSNDKTPYKQHWAGSFKRATKYRRGGYYFHLEPGNSFVAGGFWGPNTEDLKRIREEIAFDPAPLRKILHAKSFVAAFGALQGEQLKTAPKGFDPGHEAIDLLRYKQFILKKDFSDEVVLSGHLVKEMNQAYKQMRPFLDYMSEVLTTDINGESL; encoded by the coding sequence ATGGCGAAAAAGGCAGTTATTAGTACATCGGTATTTGATTTTCTGAATAAATTAAAAAAGAACAATAACAGGGAGTGGTTTAATGCGCATAAGGAGACTTACCTGGAGCAGTTGTTGGTCATGGAGACGTTTGCAGAAGGGTTATTACAGGAACTTAAATCGCATGATGAAATAGAGACACTTTCTGGTAAAGATAGTTTGTACAGGATTTACAGGGATACCCGTTTCTCAAATGATAAAACACCTTATAAGCAGCATTGGGCGGGTAGTTTTAAGCGAGCTACAAAGTATCGGAGGGGTGGCTACTATTTTCACCTGGAACCGGGGAATAGCTTTGTAGCGGGAGGTTTCTGGGGACCAAATACAGAAGACCTTAAGCGTATCAGGGAAGAGATCGCATTTGATCCCGCGCCATTGCGTAAGATCCTGCATGCAAAGTCATTTGTCGCTGCTTTTGGCGCATTGCAGGGCGAGCAGTTAAAAACAGCACCTAAGGGATTCGATCCCGGGCATGAGGCAATAGATCTGTTGCGTTACAAACAGTTTATACTGAAAAAGGATTTTTCCGATGAAGTAGTACTGAGTGGCCATCTGGTGAAAGAGATGAATCAGGCATACAAGCAAATGCGGCCATTTTTAGACTACATGAGTGAGGTGCTGACTACTGATATTAATGGGGAGTCTTTATAA
- a CDS encoding DUF2314 domain-containing protein — MEDTPVYYAKGDSPEMMQAFENARKTFKYFWRELSWEARRIIPGLDLACVKVAFMQQFPEEKEPTIEHMWINDVYFDGDNISGTLVNDPDTLTNVQNGDAVTVPLAQISDWLFASGGKTYGGFTIHQMRSGMSPEERAEHDDAWGLEFGDYDKIEVVRDQYTRPENLEEHPMSINMGESFVKFLQEYPQEMTNADEQGYTLLHREAIAGNKTSVALLLQQGADTSRKTSSGKTALDFAQQLEWEHVAALLKAGA, encoded by the coding sequence ATGGAAGATACTCCTGTTTATTACGCCAAAGGCGACTCTCCTGAAATGATGCAGGCATTTGAAAATGCAAGAAAGACATTTAAATATTTCTGGCGTGAACTCAGCTGGGAAGCGAGACGTATTATACCAGGTCTCGACCTGGCATGTGTAAAAGTAGCTTTCATGCAACAGTTCCCGGAAGAAAAAGAACCTACCATAGAGCACATGTGGATAAACGATGTGTATTTCGATGGTGATAATATTAGTGGGACACTGGTGAACGATCCAGATACATTAACGAACGTGCAGAATGGTGATGCGGTTACTGTTCCGCTTGCACAGATCAGCGACTGGTTGTTCGCAAGTGGGGGTAAAACGTATGGCGGATTTACCATTCATCAGATGCGTTCAGGAATGTCGCCTGAAGAAAGGGCAGAGCATGATGATGCCTGGGGACTCGAGTTCGGGGATTATGATAAAATTGAGGTTGTGCGTGATCAATATACACGTCCTGAGAATTTGGAAGAGCATCCGATGAGTATAAACATGGGAGAAAGTTTTGTGAAATTTCTACAGGAATATCCGCAGGAAATGACCAACGCAGATGAGCAGGGCTATACGTTATTACATCGGGAAGCGATTGCTGGGAATAAGACTTCTGTTGCGCTGCTGCTGCAACAGGGTGCAGATACTTCCCGTAAGACGTCGAGTGGTAAAACAGCGCTTGATTTTGCCCAACAGCTGGAATGGGAGCATGTCGCGGCACTACTAAAAGCAGGCGCCTGA
- a CDS encoding alpha/beta hydrolase codes for MLIILLIVYGISIAFTNGACQGKLAAGITIVIVAATGWLFKKLNWLSSLTRLCTCLLLLVLFTAFVIYTIIPVASGLPVKTPADLPGITTRYWQLKTGSRIAYYKFDASPGVNKKTTPIIFIHGGPGAYIRQLETNFFSSFTADGYDVYLYDQAGSGRSGLLPKSDYSHQRNIQDFEAILNTINARQYIIIGQSYGGAMLADITADSTIAARIARAILVEPGVTVKETDHPVFAKSPNALQENVDIPFRIFFGFFINPTGEFTSQNEVINYFGAHPALTQKLFRQSFPAKDSNRVPAVDISVINFSIVGIVPQQITIYNRQLAADYQKVHVPTMLMLGESSYIERNAPMDLLDINPNITRVQYFKNTGHILWNGLDSNNQLVRQSILEFLNDEPPTIPDYPKRADIKQFLRERL; via the coding sequence ATGCTGATCATTTTGCTCATTGTCTACGGCATCAGCATTGCTTTCACAAACGGAGCCTGTCAGGGGAAACTCGCAGCTGGCATTACCATTGTCATCGTCGCGGCAACAGGATGGCTATTCAAAAAACTGAATTGGTTATCCTCATTGACACGGTTATGCACGTGTTTACTTTTGCTGGTACTTTTCACCGCATTTGTTATCTATACTATTATTCCCGTCGCATCCGGCCTTCCGGTAAAAACACCGGCCGATCTACCAGGTATTACGACCAGGTACTGGCAACTAAAAACCGGTAGCAGAATAGCTTACTATAAATTTGATGCATCACCAGGTGTCAATAAGAAAACAACGCCTATTATTTTCATACACGGGGGGCCAGGAGCGTATATCCGGCAACTGGAAACAAACTTCTTTTCTTCTTTCACCGCGGATGGATATGATGTATACCTCTATGACCAGGCGGGCTCCGGCAGAAGTGGATTACTGCCTAAATCAGATTATTCACATCAGAGGAATATACAGGACTTTGAAGCCATACTCAACACGATCAATGCCAGGCAGTATATTATTATCGGTCAATCGTATGGTGGCGCTATGCTCGCTGATATCACGGCAGATAGTACTATCGCCGCACGTATTGCCAGGGCTATCCTTGTAGAACCGGGAGTAACCGTAAAAGAAACTGACCACCCTGTATTCGCTAAATCTCCTAACGCGTTACAGGAAAATGTAGATATTCCTTTCAGGATCTTTTTCGGTTTCTTCATCAATCCAACAGGAGAATTCACCTCTCAGAATGAAGTGATCAATTATTTCGGCGCACACCCTGCACTCACCCAAAAACTATTCAGACAGTCATTCCCGGCCAAAGACAGTAACCGTGTACCTGCTGTTGACATAAGTGTCATCAATTTCTCCATAGTGGGCATTGTCCCGCAACAGATCACCATCTATAACCGGCAACTTGCAGCAGACTACCAAAAGGTACATGTTCCCACCATGCTGATGCTGGGAGAGAGTTCCTATATAGAAAGGAATGCTCCGATGGACCTGCTGGACATTAATCCAAATATTACACGCGTACAATACTTCAAAAACACCGGGCATATTCTCTGGAATGGATTGGATAGTAACAACCAGCTAGTCAGACAGTCGATACTCGAATTTCTGAATGACGAGCCACCTACTATTCCTGATTATCCCAAGCGCGCGGACATTAAACAGTTCCTGAGAGAAAGATTATAA
- a CDS encoding MOSC domain-containing protein, which translates to MLQVSELYIYPVKSLGGIALDKAEITDRGFKYDRRWMLIDDNNRFLTQREHYNMALFKLQLTAEGIVVRFEEDAFTIPFQPQTTITEQVTIWEDTCAATIVSDNANTWFSEKMQIPCRLVYMPENSLRKVDTAYAKQEEIVSFADGYPFLLIGQASLDELNGRLPSAVPMNRFRPNIVFTGGTPFQEDEMQQFRIGDINFFGVKPCGRCVMTTVDQQTAVKGKEPLKTLASYRTSNKKVLFGQNLLHKGIGVIHKHDQLHLL; encoded by the coding sequence ATGTTACAAGTCAGTGAATTATACATCTACCCGGTAAAATCTCTCGGAGGCATCGCTCTCGATAAAGCTGAAATTACCGACCGCGGCTTCAAATACGATCGCCGCTGGATGCTCATTGATGACAATAACAGGTTCCTTACCCAACGGGAACATTATAATATGGCGCTCTTTAAATTACAACTCACCGCCGAAGGCATCGTTGTGCGCTTTGAAGAAGACGCGTTCACTATTCCTTTCCAGCCGCAAACAACCATCACCGAACAGGTGACCATCTGGGAGGATACCTGCGCTGCCACCATCGTTAGTGATAACGCCAATACCTGGTTCTCAGAGAAAATGCAAATCCCCTGCCGGCTGGTTTATATGCCGGAGAATAGCCTGAGAAAAGTAGACACAGCTTATGCTAAACAGGAAGAGATCGTGTCATTTGCTGATGGATATCCTTTTCTGTTGATAGGACAGGCATCTCTCGATGAACTGAACGGCAGACTCCCTTCCGCAGTACCCATGAACCGTTTCCGGCCCAATATTGTATTTACCGGTGGCACTCCCTTCCAGGAAGATGAGATGCAACAATTCCGGATCGGAGATATCAACTTTTTTGGCGTTAAGCCCTGCGGCCGCTGTGTGATGACTACTGTCGATCAACAGACCGCTGTTAAAGGGAAGGAACCATTGAAAACACTCGCCAGCTATCGTACCAGCAATAAAAAAGTGCTGTTTGGACAAAATCTACTGCACAAAGGAATAGGGGTTATCCACAAACACGATCAGCTGCACCTGCTATAA
- a CDS encoding SDR family oxidoreductase has translation MHKVVVITGASSGAGRATTFELAAHGAALVLASRNEAVLQELAAECREIGSEVLVVQTDVTDHSAMRRLAERAFEWKGRIDVWVNNAGVLAAGTFEEMPWEAHQKVINTNLLGYMSGAYAVLPYFKRQGAGTLINNISIGGYVAVPFGGAYTASKFALRGFFESLKGELTDWPDIHVVDLFPAFLDTPGIQHAGNYTGKVLKPSPPVYDPKIVAHSVRDAILRPASTRYPGGASLLFKIGHSLAPEWMTKITGLLMKGYFRIAGPAEKTDGNLFRSVDFSMSTNGNSRPRLTPHTKRILRIGLLTAGVVGLGIYLLSGRNARTSS, from the coding sequence ATGCATAAAGTAGTAGTTATTACAGGCGCGTCCAGTGGCGCCGGACGTGCCACCACCTTTGAGCTGGCAGCGCATGGAGCAGCACTTGTACTTGCATCCAGGAATGAGGCCGTGTTACAGGAATTGGCGGCCGAATGCCGTGAAATAGGTAGTGAGGTACTGGTTGTACAGACGGATGTGACTGATCATAGTGCGATGCGTCGATTGGCTGAACGTGCATTTGAATGGAAAGGGCGGATCGATGTATGGGTGAATAATGCCGGTGTACTTGCTGCAGGAACTTTTGAAGAAATGCCCTGGGAGGCTCATCAGAAGGTGATTAATACGAATCTGCTGGGATATATGAGCGGAGCCTATGCTGTATTGCCTTATTTCAAGCGTCAGGGGGCCGGCACGCTTATCAATAACATTTCTATCGGCGGTTATGTGGCAGTGCCTTTTGGGGGTGCTTATACTGCCAGTAAATTTGCACTGAGGGGTTTTTTTGAATCACTGAAAGGAGAATTGACTGATTGGCCCGATATTCATGTTGTGGACTTATTTCCTGCTTTTCTGGATACGCCGGGTATTCAGCATGCCGGCAATTATACGGGCAAGGTATTAAAGCCGTCCCCACCTGTCTACGATCCAAAGATTGTGGCGCATAGTGTAAGAGATGCTATTTTACGTCCAGCATCTACAAGATACCCGGGAGGAGCATCTTTGTTGTTTAAGATCGGGCATTCGCTGGCGCCTGAATGGATGACAAAGATCACCGGCCTGCTTATGAAAGGTTATTTCAGAATAGCAGGGCCGGCGGAAAAGACAGATGGTAATCTTTTCAGGTCAGTTGATTTCTCCATGAGTACAAACGGTAATTCGCGTCCGCGGCTGACTCCCCATACCAAAAGGATACTGCGTATCGGATTGCTCACTGCAGGTGTTGTTGGTCTGGGAATCTATCTGTTGAGTGGTAGAAATGCCCGCACATCATCCTAA
- a CDS encoding alpha/beta hydrolase: MRPLLLFALFLLASCSKGSRGDNTPPSSDTTVTDIDDDLDGPISRPASGYGKDGSYTVAKVSFASPAYAGKQVEIFYPKELTTARPVIFYSHPFGGEESAYNIGLYEFIAKKGYAVVFAPYPTTGVTVDDRYNTLWQSFKKAVTDYPGIIDTKKVGFMGHSFGGGASFALAYKAFTTEHWGESGRFIFAMAQWYSYQLPDSQLQRFPANTKLITQVYNDDVTNDHRMAIDVFKHVNIPASEKDFILVKKSVLPTYTYTAEHDLPNTRSAYDAYDYYVIYRLLDAMIDYSFNGNSGAKNVALGNGSAEQVTLPSYKGQALTPLTVTDNPVPSFLQSKYLFSCNATENPRIAACQ, encoded by the coding sequence ATGAGACCTCTTTTATTATTTGCATTGTTCCTGCTGGCTTCCTGCTCAAAGGGTAGCCGGGGTGATAATACCCCACCATCTTCGGATACCACTGTTACGGACATCGATGATGATCTTGACGGACCTATATCCCGACCGGCAAGCGGTTATGGTAAGGACGGCAGTTATACCGTAGCGAAGGTCAGTTTTGCCAGTCCGGCATATGCTGGCAAACAGGTAGAGATCTTTTATCCTAAAGAATTGACAACGGCCCGTCCGGTGATCTTTTACTCACATCCTTTTGGGGGAGAGGAGAGTGCCTACAATATCGGGTTGTATGAGTTTATAGCAAAGAAGGGTTATGCCGTGGTATTTGCCCCCTATCCTACTACCGGCGTCACTGTTGATGATCGGTATAATACGCTCTGGCAGAGTTTTAAGAAAGCTGTGACAGATTACCCCGGCATTATTGATACGAAGAAAGTCGGTTTTATGGGGCATTCTTTTGGTGGAGGAGCCTCTTTCGCATTGGCCTATAAGGCTTTTACCACAGAGCACTGGGGCGAGAGTGGGCGGTTTATTTTCGCTATGGCGCAATGGTATTCCTATCAGTTGCCCGATTCACAACTACAGCGATTCCCGGCAAATACGAAATTGATCACACAGGTCTATAATGATGATGTTACAAATGATCACCGGATGGCCATAGATGTTTTTAAACACGTTAATATCCCGGCGTCAGAGAAGGATTTCATCCTGGTAAAAAAGAGTGTTTTACCGACATATACCTATACCGCGGAACATGATTTGCCCAATACCCGTTCTGCCTATGATGCATATGATTATTATGTCATTTACAGGTTATTGGATGCGATGATTGATTATAGTTTTAATGGGAATAGTGGTGCGAAGAATGTTGCTTTAGGGAATGGTTCAGCAGAGCAGGTTACATTACCTTCTTATAAAGGACAGGCACTTACACCGTTGACGGTAACTGATAATCCTGTTCCTTCGTTTCTGCAGAGCAAGTACTTATTTTCCTGTAATGCCACAGAGAATCCGCGGATAGCGGCCTGTCAGTAA
- a CDS encoding DUF6340 family protein has protein sequence MKKLYAMMLASLTLYSCSSTNLVYISVQQPAPVTISPNIKNIGIINRSAVTDKNKALDIVDKVLTIEGDSLDILASRASVNGLADELIKNTRFTTVTAFNSIELRSNVPGQFQAPLSWDVVEKICRDKKIDALFSLELFDTDSKVSYAAIPVAMKTPLGNIPGIEHQANMLTTIKTGWRIYDPAEKLVLDEYPITKDLQLSGKGINPVAAAGAIINRKDAVKDISRKAGQEYALRIIPYWIRVNRDYYVKGTDNFSIAKRKAQTGNWDGAAELWKKETTSTSSKIAGRACYNMAIICEINGQLDLAIEWAQKAYENYNNKLALRYVNILKNRKERNNLLQYQQQG, from the coding sequence ATGAAAAAACTGTATGCCATGATGCTGGCTTCACTAACGCTGTATTCCTGTAGTTCAACAAATCTTGTCTACATCAGCGTCCAGCAACCAGCGCCTGTCACCATCTCTCCCAATATTAAAAACATTGGGATCATTAACAGAAGCGCTGTCACCGACAAAAACAAAGCGCTGGATATTGTCGACAAGGTATTGACCATCGAAGGTGATAGTCTCGATATCCTGGCCTCCCGTGCCAGCGTCAACGGATTGGCGGATGAACTGATCAAAAACACCAGATTTACAACGGTCACTGCATTCAATAGCATAGAACTGCGATCGAATGTTCCGGGTCAATTTCAGGCACCGCTTTCCTGGGACGTCGTCGAGAAAATCTGCCGGGATAAAAAGATAGATGCCCTCTTCTCACTCGAACTCTTTGACACTGATTCCAAAGTAAGCTACGCAGCCATCCCTGTTGCCATGAAAACACCTTTAGGCAATATTCCCGGCATTGAACACCAGGCAAATATGCTTACCACCATCAAAACAGGATGGCGTATATATGATCCCGCTGAAAAACTTGTGCTGGATGAATATCCCATCACCAAAGATCTTCAGCTATCCGGAAAAGGTATCAATCCGGTAGCAGCTGCAGGTGCCATTATTAATAGAAAAGACGCAGTAAAAGACATCAGCAGAAAAGCAGGGCAGGAATATGCACTCAGGATCATCCCTTACTGGATCCGGGTCAACAGGGACTATTATGTAAAAGGCACGGATAATTTCAGTATCGCTAAACGTAAAGCCCAAACCGGCAACTGGGACGGTGCTGCCGAACTATGGAAAAAAGAGACCACATCCACCAGCAGCAAGATCGCCGGCAGGGCATGTTATAACATGGCCATTATCTGTGAGATCAACGGACAACTGGACCTTGCTATCGAATGGGCACAGAAAGCATATGAAAACTACAATAACAAACTGGCCCTTCGCTATGTGAACATTCTCAAAAACAGAAAAGAAAGGAATAATCTGCTGCAATATCAGCAGCAGGGATAA